Proteins from a genomic interval of Rhodococcus rhodochrous:
- the gltX gene encoding glutamate--tRNA ligase, with amino-acid sequence MTTSEVRVRFCPSPTGTPHVGLVRTALFNWAFARHHGGTFVFRIEDTDAARDTEESYQAILDALRWLGLEWDEGPEVGGPYEPYRQSQRRDLHLEIVQKLVDAGEAYESFSTPEEVEERHKAAGRDPKLGYDNFDRDLTPEQRQAFLDEGRKPVVRLRMPDEDLTWNDLVRGETTFKAGSVPDFALTRGNGIPLYTLVNPVDDALMKITHVLRGEDLLSSTPRQLALYAALQRIGVTDFTPEFGHLPFVMGQGNKKLSKRDPESNLFLHRDRGFIPEGLLNYLALLGWGLADDRDVFSLDEMVAAFEISKVNSNPARFDQKKADAINAEHIRLLEPEEFAARLKSYLVEHGRIGADVDEALFRTAADLVQTRIVVLGDAWDLLKFLFVGEADFTLDEASAAKNLKEDAAPVLDASVSALEGLSEWTTPEIEEALKSALIEGLELKPRKAFAPVRVAVTGSHISPPLYESMELLGRERTLARLRAGRARIA; translated from the coding sequence ATGACCACCAGCGAAGTACGCGTACGTTTCTGCCCGTCACCGACCGGAACCCCGCATGTGGGTCTGGTGCGCACCGCCCTGTTCAACTGGGCTTTCGCGCGTCATCACGGCGGCACCTTCGTGTTCCGCATCGAAGACACCGACGCCGCACGCGACACCGAGGAGTCGTACCAGGCGATCCTCGACGCCCTCCGGTGGCTGGGTCTCGAATGGGACGAGGGCCCGGAGGTCGGCGGACCGTACGAGCCGTACCGGCAGTCGCAGCGACGCGACCTGCACCTCGAGATCGTGCAGAAGCTCGTCGACGCCGGTGAGGCCTACGAGTCGTTCTCGACGCCGGAAGAGGTCGAGGAGCGGCACAAGGCCGCCGGCCGCGATCCGAAGCTCGGCTACGACAACTTCGACCGGGACCTCACCCCGGAGCAGCGGCAGGCCTTCCTCGACGAGGGCCGCAAGCCGGTCGTGCGACTGCGCATGCCCGACGAGGACCTCACCTGGAACGACCTCGTCCGCGGGGAGACCACTTTCAAGGCAGGCTCGGTGCCCGACTTCGCGCTCACCCGCGGCAACGGCATCCCGCTCTACACGCTCGTCAATCCCGTCGACGACGCGTTGATGAAGATCACACACGTCCTGCGCGGCGAGGACCTGCTGTCGTCGACCCCGCGCCAGCTCGCGCTGTACGCGGCGCTGCAGCGCATCGGCGTCACCGATTTCACACCCGAGTTCGGCCACCTGCCGTTCGTGATGGGGCAGGGCAACAAGAAGCTCTCCAAGCGCGACCCGGAGTCGAACCTCTTCCTGCACCGCGATCGCGGTTTCATCCCCGAGGGCCTGCTCAACTACCTCGCCCTGCTCGGCTGGGGTCTCGCCGACGACCGCGACGTGTTCTCCCTCGACGAGATGGTCGCGGCCTTCGAGATCTCCAAGGTCAACTCGAACCCGGCCCGGTTCGATCAGAAGAAGGCCGACGCCATCAACGCCGAGCACATCCGACTGCTCGAGCCGGAGGAGTTCGCGGCGCGGCTGAAGTCCTATCTCGTCGAGCACGGCCGGATCGGGGCCGACGTCGACGAGGCGCTCTTCCGGACGGCCGCCGACCTCGTACAGACCCGCATCGTCGTCCTCGGGGACGCATGGGACCTGCTGAAGTTCCTGTTCGTCGGCGAGGCCGACTTCACGCTCGACGAGGCGTCCGCGGCCAAGAACCTCAAGGAGGACGCCGCGCCCGTACTCGACGCCTCCGTCTCCGCCCTCGAGGGGCTGTCCGAGTGGACCACGCCGGAGATCGAGGAGGCGCTCAAGAGCGCACTGATCGAGGGTCTCGAACTCAAGCCGAGGAAGGCTTTCGCTCCTGTGCGGGTCGCGGTGACGGGCTCGCACATCAGCCCGCCGCTCTACGAGTCGATGGAACTGCTCGGCCGTGAGCGCACCCTTGCGCGCCTGCGTGCGGGACGGGCTCGTATCGCCTGA
- a CDS encoding fumarylacetoacetate hydrolase family protein, translated as MRLGRIASPDGVAFVSIEGEGESATAKEIAEHPFGNPTFTGRSWPLADVRILAPILATKVIAVGRNYAAHAAESGNEVPDEPMIFLKPNTSIVGPGAPIVIPPTTSLVHHEAELAVVIGRPCKDVPAAKAREAILGYTIANDVSARDHQRKDGQWGRAKGHDTFCPLGPWIETDIDASDLEISAEVDGQTRQRSRTSKMVHDIPKLVEWISGVMTLLPGDIILTGTPEGVGPIEPGNTVSITVEGIGTLTNPVVAKGS; from the coding sequence ATGCGCCTTGGTCGAATTGCCAGCCCGGATGGTGTCGCGTTCGTGAGCATCGAAGGGGAGGGGGAGTCCGCGACGGCGAAGGAGATCGCCGAGCATCCCTTCGGGAACCCCACCTTCACGGGCCGGAGCTGGCCCCTCGCCGACGTGCGGATTCTCGCTCCGATCCTCGCCACCAAGGTGATCGCGGTGGGCCGCAACTACGCCGCCCACGCTGCCGAGTCGGGCAACGAGGTCCCCGACGAGCCGATGATCTTCCTCAAGCCCAACACGTCGATCGTGGGCCCGGGCGCTCCCATCGTGATTCCGCCCACCACGTCGCTCGTCCACCACGAGGCCGAACTCGCCGTGGTCATCGGACGCCCCTGCAAGGACGTCCCCGCCGCGAAGGCCCGGGAGGCGATCCTCGGCTACACGATCGCCAACGACGTGTCCGCGCGCGACCACCAGCGCAAGGACGGACAGTGGGGCCGGGCCAAGGGCCACGACACCTTCTGCCCGCTCGGCCCGTGGATCGAAACCGACATCGACGCTTCCGATCTCGAGATCTCCGCGGAGGTCGACGGACAGACCCGCCAGCGCAGCCGCACCTCGAAGATGGTGCACGACATCCCGAAGCTCGTCGAGTGGATCTCCGGTGTCATGACCCTGCTGCCGGGCGACATCATCCTCACCGGCACCCCCGAAGGCGTCGGACCGATCGAGCCGGGCAACACCGTCTCGATCACCGTCGAGGGCATCGGGACGCTCACGAACCCCGTCGTCGCCAAGGGATCCTGA
- a CDS encoding MFS transporter has protein sequence MDTPDIGRRRWLILALGVLAQASQATVINGIAFLIPTLNQEGGFTLAQAGTLAGAPILGGVFTLVVWGAIADRFGERLALAAGLGIAAVAMGLASATTSLDLSHTASAALLGLLLMCAGAGAVSANSASGRVVVGWFPPHQRGLAMGIRQMSVPLGVAAGALVIPTLAGDHGIAWALAFPMLACGLAAVACAVGVVDPPRPGRAEAERAGVLGNPYRSSMSLTRIHLASILLVVPQYVVWTYALVWLIADRGWDEVGAGLVITAAQILGALGRVVTGAWSDRVGSRLGPMRLVAASVVVSMVALSVTAWTDSAIAVGVLLVASILTSAPNGLAFTAVAEIAGPFWGGRALGIQNTGQFVFAAAVGPVFGGLIAAVGFPAAFALAAIAPAAAVPVVPKD, from the coding sequence ATGGACACTCCGGACATCGGTCGGCGTCGATGGTTGATCCTGGCCCTCGGCGTCCTCGCACAGGCCTCCCAGGCCACCGTCATCAACGGCATCGCCTTCCTCATCCCGACTCTGAACCAGGAAGGCGGCTTCACCCTCGCCCAGGCCGGAACCCTCGCCGGCGCACCGATCCTCGGCGGCGTGTTCACGCTCGTCGTGTGGGGCGCGATCGCCGACCGATTCGGCGAACGTCTCGCGCTGGCCGCCGGGCTCGGGATCGCGGCCGTCGCGATGGGGCTCGCGAGCGCGACCACCTCGCTGGACCTGTCCCACACCGCCTCCGCCGCACTGCTCGGCCTGTTGCTGATGTGTGCGGGAGCCGGCGCCGTGAGCGCCAATTCGGCGAGCGGACGCGTGGTGGTCGGATGGTTCCCGCCCCACCAGCGCGGCCTCGCGATGGGCATCCGGCAGATGTCGGTGCCGCTGGGTGTCGCCGCGGGCGCACTCGTCATCCCGACGCTCGCGGGCGACCACGGGATCGCCTGGGCACTCGCGTTTCCCATGCTCGCGTGCGGGCTCGCAGCCGTCGCCTGCGCGGTCGGCGTGGTGGATCCGCCGCGACCCGGGCGGGCGGAGGCCGAGCGCGCAGGCGTGCTCGGCAATCCGTACCGGAGTTCGATGTCGCTCACGCGGATCCATCTCGCGTCGATCCTGCTCGTGGTGCCGCAGTACGTCGTGTGGACCTACGCACTGGTCTGGCTCATCGCCGACCGCGGTTGGGACGAGGTCGGTGCCGGTCTCGTCATCACCGCTGCCCAGATCCTCGGCGCCCTCGGGCGTGTCGTCACCGGGGCCTGGTCCGATCGGGTGGGCAGCAGGCTGGGACCGATGCGCCTCGTCGCCGCATCGGTCGTCGTGTCGATGGTCGCGCTGTCCGTCACGGCGTGGACCGATTCGGCGATCGCGGTGGGTGTCCTGCTCGTCGCGTCGATCCTGACCTCGGCGCCGAACGGGTTGGCGTTCACTGCCGTCGCGGAGATCGCCGGCCCGTTCTGGGGCGGCCGCGCACTCGGGATCCAGAACACCGGACAGTTCGTGTTCGCCGCGGCCGTCGGACCGGTCTTCGGTGGGCTCATCGCCGCGGTCGGATTCCCCGCGGCGTTCGCCCTGGCCGCCATCGCTCCCGCAGCGGCGGTCCCGGTGGTACCGAAGGACTGA
- a CDS encoding 3-isopropylmalate dehydrogenase yields the protein MKLAVIPGDGIGVEVTAEALKVLRALVPNLETTEYDLGARRYNATGELLPDADLAAIREHDAILLGAIGDPSVTPGVLERGLLLNMRFALDHHVNLRPSRLYPGAKSPLAADHDIDFVVVREGTEGPYTGNGGAIRVGTPHEIATEVSVNTWFGAERVVRYAFELAQTRRKHVTLIHKTNVLSNAGAIWTRAVETVGKEFPEVTTAYCHIDAATIYMVDDPSRFDVIVTDNLFGDIITDLAGAVTGGIGLAASGNIDASGANPSMFEPVHGSAPDIAGKGIADPTAAILSTALLLRHLGREEDAARVERAVEADLANRGTGPIVTTEIGDRIAASL from the coding sequence ATGAAACTTGCGGTCATCCCCGGTGACGGCATCGGTGTCGAGGTCACGGCGGAAGCGCTCAAGGTGCTCCGCGCCCTCGTCCCGAATCTCGAGACGACCGAATACGACCTCGGCGCCCGCCGGTACAACGCGACCGGCGAACTCCTGCCCGATGCCGATCTCGCCGCGATCCGCGAGCACGACGCGATCCTCCTCGGCGCCATCGGCGATCCGTCGGTCACGCCCGGAGTCCTCGAACGCGGTCTCCTCCTGAACATGCGGTTCGCGCTCGACCACCACGTCAACCTGCGTCCGTCGCGCCTGTACCCGGGCGCGAAGTCGCCGCTCGCCGCCGACCACGACATCGACTTCGTCGTCGTCCGCGAGGGCACCGAGGGCCCGTACACCGGCAACGGGGGAGCGATCCGCGTCGGCACCCCGCACGAGATCGCCACCGAGGTCTCGGTGAACACCTGGTTCGGCGCCGAGCGCGTGGTCCGCTACGCCTTCGAACTCGCACAGACCCGCCGCAAGCACGTCACGCTCATCCACAAGACGAACGTGCTGTCGAACGCGGGTGCCATCTGGACCCGCGCCGTCGAGACCGTGGGCAAGGAGTTCCCCGAGGTCACCACGGCCTACTGCCACATCGACGCCGCGACCATCTACATGGTCGACGACCCGTCGCGCTTCGACGTCATCGTCACCGACAACCTGTTCGGCGACATCATCACCGACCTCGCCGGCGCCGTCACCGGTGGTATCGGCCTGGCCGCGAGCGGCAACATCGACGCGTCGGGCGCCAACCCGTCGATGTTCGAGCCCGTCCACGGCTCGGCACCGGACATCGCCGGCAAGGGCATCGCCGATCCCACTGCGGCGATCCTGTCCACCGCCCTGCTGCTGCGCCATCTCGGGCGCGAGGAGGACGCTGCACGCGTCGAGCGGGCCGTCGAGGCCGACCTCGCGAACCGTGGCACCGGTCCGATCGTGACCACCGAGATCGGCGATCGGATCGCGGCTTCTCTCTGA